Proteins co-encoded in one Hyla sarda isolate aHylSar1 chromosome 4, aHylSar1.hap1, whole genome shotgun sequence genomic window:
- the LOC130367438 gene encoding piggyBac transposable element-derived protein 4-like, with translation MSGTSQRMYSLEEAYEFLASETESVSDDGDPTFLISSSSLSSSDSDVPPPRRRRRRATAAATALPGPSRLSKPSEPSDSIWVDPGQFTPQIPGFTGNAGMQFPFAGLAEKDFFKFFFTDELLEHLVAQTNIYANQYITAHPTSSYAHPNRWTPVTPSEMAKFWGIMLSMGLLKKPSIRPYWTHDLLYNTPMYRMAMSRTRFEQIMRFLHYNDNATCPPRDHPSYDRLYKIRPLIDHLNAVFQAAYVPEREISIDESLVHFKGRLQFRQYLPSKRARYGVKMYMLCESASGYTYRFRVYEGKDSSIEPPECPPVLGITGKIVWDLVHPILDQGYHLYLDNFYTSVPLFKCLTARGTVACCTVRKNQRGLPKPLLAHPMRKHESRALCSDGILCVRYKDKREVLVLTTIHGHATTPVSVRGAPTEIYKPDCILAYNKFMGGVDLSDQVLKPYSAMRKTRAWYKKLALHMVQMALYNAFVLYRHAGQRGTFLEFQEVVIRNLIFGDQEDAGPSTSESSRIVPGQHFPSEIPHTGKKGRTQKKYRVCYKRGIRRDTTYQCETCPTQPGLCIPCFKIDHTSLQF, from the coding sequence ATGTCAGGCACATCACAGCGGATGTATTCGCTGGAGGAGGCCTATGAATTTTTGGCCTCAGAAACGGAGTCTGTGAGCGATGATGGGGACCCTACATTCCTAATCTCATCCTCATCTTTATCCTCATCAGACTCGGACGTGCCACCCCCAAGGAGGCGACGCAGGCGGGCCACTGCAGCGGCCACTGCGTTACCAGGCCCATCAAGGCTTTCTAAGCCCTCGGAGCCCTCTGACTCCATATGGGTAGACCCAGGCCAATTTACACCCCAAATTCCTGGGTTTACAGGGAATGCAGGGATGCAATTCCCATTTGCTGGGTTGGCAGAAAAAGACTTTTTTAAGTTCTTTTTCACCGATGAGCTGCTAGAGCATTTGGTTGCGCAAACAAACATCTACGCCAACCAATATATTACTGCACACCCCACCTCTAGTTATGCTCATCCGAATAGGTGGACCCCTGTGACCCCATCAGAGATGGCAAAATTTTGGGGTATAATGCTGAGCATGGGGCTTCTGAAGAAACCCAGTATCCGCCCATACTGGACCCACGACCTGCTATATAACACCCCCATGTACCGCATGGCAATGAGCAGGACACGTTTTGAGCAGATAATGAGGTTTCTGCATTATAATGATAATGCCACTTGTCCACCTAGAGACCACCCTAGCTATGACCGGCTATATAAAATTCGTCCGCTTATAGACCACCTAAATGCCGTGTTCCAGGCGGCATATGTCCCAGAAAGGGAAATATCAATAGACGAGTCCCTGGTGCACTTCAAGGGCAGGCTACAATTCCGCCAGTACCTGCCCAGCAAAAGGGCACGGTATGGGGTAAAGATGTACATGCTCTGTGAAAGTGCATCAGGATACACGTACCGGTTTCGTGTATATGAGGGGAAAGACTCGTCAATTGAACCCCCAGAGTGCCCCCCTGTCCTGGGAATTACAGGCAAGATAGTATGGGATTTGGTGCACCCCATACTAGACCAGGGATACCACCTCTACCTCGACAATTTCTACACCAGCGTCCCCCTATTCAAGTGCCTCACTGCACGTGGGACAGTAGCATGTTGCACTGTCcgtaaaaaccagagaggcctccccaaACCTCTGCTGGCACACCCCATGCGGAAGCATgagagcagggcactgtgcagcgATGGAATATTGTGTGTGAGATACAAGGACAAGAGAGAGGTCCTTGTACTCACCACAATACATGGCCACGCCACCACCCCGGTTTCTGTACGTGGGGCCCCTACAGAAATCTATAAGCCAGACTGCATCCTGGCTTACaataagttcatgggaggggtggacttGTCTGACCAGGTGCTAAAGCCATACAGCGCCATGAGAAAGACAAGGGCGTGGTACAAGAAACTGGCTCTGCATATGGTACAGATGGCCTTATATAACGCCTTTGTCCTGTACCGACATGCCGGCCAGAGGGGAACGTTCTTGGAGTTTCAGGAGGTGGTCATAAGGAACCTCATATTTGGGGACCAGGAAGATGCAGGCCCCAGCACTTCCGAGTCCTCACGGATTGTGCCAGGGCAGCATTTCCCCAGTGAAATCCCCCACACTGGGAAGAAGGGGAGGACCCAAAAGAAGTACAGGGTCTGCTATAAAAGAGGGATCCGCCGGGACACTACGTACCAGTGCGAGACCTGCCCCACTCAGCCGGGACTGTGCATCCCATGTTTTAAAATTGATCACACATCCCTGCAATTTTAA